One Branchiostoma floridae strain S238N-H82 chromosome 15, Bfl_VNyyK, whole genome shotgun sequence DNA window includes the following coding sequences:
- the LOC118431551 gene encoding vesicular glutamate transporter 3-like, with protein sequence MVVFEAMILRKNKDVNKTNEQNKNKKKSMKSIPLRHILTSPAVWASILLQIAAYCWEPNILPLYFNQSFGASIELVGVLAGIPVLIFGALEPLFALVGNRLSKRLSTTIARKVLAVTGCLGVSGCLFVAAFTSNSVVATCFVSVAYGSSAARAAVADANPFDIAPRYASVLCGLCRVLCRVVGITFPLLVTTLTKNKTSQEWSRVVLIIACVFAATALFYGIFGSGELHSLKIAQTCLARYLI encoded by the exons ATGGTCGTATTCGAAGCAATGATTTTGAGGAAAAACAAAGATGTCAACAAGACAAATGAGCAGAAtaagaacaagaaaaaaagcatG AAAAGTATTCCCCTACGTCACATCTTGACGTCCCCCGCTGTCTGGGCCTCCATTCTGCTGCAGATAGCGGCCTACTGCTGGGAACCCAATATTCTGCCGCTCTATTTCAACCAAAGCTTTGGAGCAAGCATCGAGCTG GTAGGAGTCCTAGCTGGGATTCCAGTCCTGATATTTGGTGCTTTAGAACCGCTGTTTGCATTGGTTGGGAACCGTTTAAGCAAACGCTTATCAACAACGATCGCTCGTAAAGTGTTGGCTGTAACAG GCTGCCTGGGCGTTTCTGGCTGCCTTTTCGTGGCAGCCTTCACCTCCAACTCTGTGGTGGCAACCTGTTTCGTCTCTGTGGCTTACGGGAGTTCTGCGGCTAGGGCAGCAG TTGCTGACGCCAACCCATTTGACATCGCGCCCCGGTACGCCAGCGTGCTGTGCGGGCTCTGCCGGGTTCTGTGCCGAGTGGTGGGGATCACCTTCCCACTGCTGGTGACTACACTTACCAAGAACAAG ACAAGCCAGGAGTGGTCCCGTGTTGTCCTGATCATTGCCTGCGTGTTCGCGGCTACAGCCCTGTTCTACGGAATCTTCGGCAGCGGGGAGCTCCATTCACTTAAGATTGCCCAGACCTGCCTTGCCAGAtatctcatttaa
- the LOC118431552 gene encoding arginine kinase-like, whose amino-acid sequence MVPKGLLLLSPVVWQPFLPREQQDKKTSLTDFTISDVVRSGVEVPSSSIGVYAGDEECYSLYSTLFEPIMKEYHGLDKLPAHVSCLDARRLTSVIQSEAPVLSTRCRVVRNLAGYGFPAGMSREQRLEVESLLVTALEDLKGPISNWSSNQENDKYQVAAGIHRNWPEGRGIFYNDAKTFLVWVNEEDHLRIISMQKGADVKAVFDRLCRGINAINKALLRHAQTGFAFHKQYGYLSSCPTNLGTGMRASVHVSVPPAFNDVRNKCRQLGLDVRGQHGETSEAEGGMYDLSNHQRLGRTEVDLLQAVIDGINTLQSTSTRK is encoded by the exons ATGGTACCCAAGGGTCTGCTTCTGCTGTCACCTGTGGTGTGGCAGCCTTTTCTGCCGCGGGAGCAGCAG GACAAAAAGACATCCTTGACTGACTTCACCATCTCCGATGTTGTACGGAGCGGAGTTGAGGTTCCCAGCAGCAGTATTGGGGTATATGCAGGGGACGAGGAATGTTATAGTCTGTACAGCACCCTCTTCGAACCTATCATGAA AGAATACCACGGGCTCGATAAACTACCTGCGCACGTCTCCTGCCTGGATGCTCGCCGTTTGACGTCTGTGATTCAGAGTGAAGCGCCAGTCCTGTCCACCAGATGCAGGGTGGTGAGGAACCTGGCCGGTTACG GATTTCCTGCAGGCATGTCCCGAGAGCAACGTCTGGAGGTAGAGAGTCTCCTGGTGACTGCACTGGAAGACCTGAAGG GTCCTATTTCTAATTGGTCTTCCAACCAGGAGAATGACAAGTACCAGGTGGCCGCTGGAATACATCGCAACTGGCCGGAAGGACGTGGCATCTTTTACAACGATGCCAAAACGTTTTTGGTGTGGGTAAATGAGGAAGATCATCTTAGGATTATCTCCATGCAGAAAG GTGCAGATGTCAAGGCCGTATTCGATCGTCTGTGTCGTGGAATCAACGCCATCAACAAGGCTCTGCTGAGGCATGCGCAGACGGGGTTTGCGTTTCACAAGCAGTATGGCTACCTGTCCAGCTGTCCCACCAACCTCGGCACGGGCATGCGCGCTAGTGTTCACGTCAGCGTACCCCCAGCGTTTAACGATGTCCGGAACAAGTGTCGTCAGCTTGGACTGGACGTTAGAGGCCAACATGGTG AAACCTCTGAGGCTGAAGGAGGGATGTATGACCTGTCCAACCACCAGCGACTAGGGCGTACTGAAGTCGACCTGTTGCAAGCAGTGATAGACGGCATCAACACACTCCAAAGCACATCGACAAGGAAGTAG
- the LOC118431306 gene encoding uncharacterized protein LOC118431306, with protein sequence MSDEEDAEVDGIAVWLVKPPSFRAPALTDLCNALQTRLDEDPKYRASHTPRRKEEGVFSTRDPPTKYDPEKASRHLAGAPPADARPPRRRTSTPMSDITNCNPTTTPAPPSRPNPATSVRSLSFQDSMAMEGFNEAREVQQNELDSFDMFEDSMLTEL encoded by the coding sequence ATGTCAGACGAGGAAGACGCCGAGGTCGACGGCATCGCTGTGTGGCTCGTGAAACCGCCATCATTCCGTGCCCCAGCGTTAACGGACTTATGTAACGCCTTGCAGACCAGACTAGATGAAGACCCCAAGTACCGGGCCTCGCACACCCCCAGAAGAAAGGAGGAAGGAGTTTTCAGCACGAGAGATCCTCCGACCAAGTACGACCCTGAAAAGGCCAGCCGACACCTTGCGGGTGCACCGCCAGCCGACGCCCGTCCTCCCCGGCGCCGTACCAGCACGCCGATGTCAGACATCACAAACTGCAACCCTACGACCACGCCCGCACCACCCAGCCGACCCAACCCAGCCACAAGCGTGCGCAGCCTGTCATTCCAAGACAGTATGGCCATGGAGGGGTTCAACGAAGCTCGCGAAGTTCAACAGAACGAACTTGAtagttttgacatgtttgaggATAGCATGTTGACTGAACTCTAG
- the LOC118431898 gene encoding ATP-dependent DNA helicase PIF1-like isoform X2, whose amino-acid sequence MACINLSEYRHTLSYFIMDYDISELNCSVTVQSLAPTGEILKNKLFKNITLFLLRNEFRDIILKIDQGKTDVKYPLQDIKVFSRFAKDGKATIRIPSHKIQLLISNCPPAKLVLFLRTIGAKVEQLKQTGVATDRQRLRSNLPRRLEHISPLCQKDLDAVNRIREAQATAALKGRTPGLKRKRPLGDTTNAQVDPVPRKKLHMSSTVSRLTQEQQAVLNAVQAGHNIFFTGSAGTGKSFLLRKVIGSLPPEHTFATASTGVAACHIGGTTLHSFAGIGSGTAAIQQCYELASRPGVRKQWRQCRHLIVDEVSMIDGDFFDKLEAVARAVRKSDKPFGGIQLILCGDFLQLPPVTKPGEKRRFCFQSRSWHKCIQASYELTQVKRQTDPTFINILQNIRVGRCPPAISTRLSATETHKIEREGIVATRLCTHKEDVNHINDVRLKELEGDTKAFEAHDSDPDLVKTINTLCPVEKNIQLKVGAQVMLAKNLDVQRGLVNGARGVVTGFQTSGAGLPIVKFLCGVTEPVKHERWTFKATGGIFLTRRQLPIKLAWAISIHKSQGMSLDCVEMSLSRVFESGQAYVALSRARSLQGLRVLDFDAKCVRANPDVIQFYQRLRKQQRMMQASMDRYVDKENVQPTW is encoded by the exons ATGGCATGCATAAATTTATCTGAATACC GTCACACCCTGAGCTATTTCATCATGGATTATGACATCAGCGAGCTCAACTGCAGCGTAACCGTCCAAAGTCTTGCTCCAACTGGTGAAATCCTCAAGAACAAACTCTTCAAGAACATCACCCTCTTCTTACTACGCAACGAGTTCCGGGACATCATCTTAAAAATCGACCAGGGCAAGACAGACGTCAAGTACCCACTACAAGACATCAAGGTGTTCAGCAGGTTTGCCAAGGACGGAAAAGCAACGATTCGAATCCCGAGCCACAAAATCCAGCTCCTTATCTCAAACTGTCCCCCGGCAAAACTTGTGCTGTTCCTGAGAACAATCGGTGCAAAGGTAGAACAGCTGAAACAGACTGGGGTGGCCACGGACAGACAGAGGTTGAGATCAAACCTGCCCAGAAGACTAGAACACATCAGCCCTCTGTGCCAGAAGGACTTGGACGCAGTGAACAGAATCAGAGAGGCACAGGCTACAGCTGCACTGAAGGGGAGAACTCCTGGGCTAAAGAGGAAGAGACCTTTGGGAGACACCACAAATGCTCAG GTTGACCCTGTCCCAAGAAAGAAGCTGCACATGTCCAGCACAGTGTCCAGACTGACCCAGGAGCAGCAGGCCGTGCTGAACGCTGTCCAAGCTGGACACAACATCTTCTTCACAG GTAGTGCAGGTACAGGAAAGTCCTTCCTCCTGCGGAAGGTCATCGGATCGCTCCCTCCTGAACACACGTTTGCCACGGCCAGTACGGGAGTCGCTGCCTGCCACATCGGAGGGACAACGCTACATTCCTTTGCAG GTATCGGCTCAGGCACAGCAGCTATCCAGCAGTGCTACGAGCTTGCCTCCCGCCCGGGGGTGCGGAAACAGTGGCGCCAGTGCCGACATCTCATCGTGGACGAAGTCTCCATGATCGATGGCGACTTCTTCGACAAGTTGGAGGCTGTGGCGCGGGCGGTGAGGAAAAGCGACAAACCGTTTGGCGGGATCCAGCTCATCCTGTGTGGGGACTTCCTGCAGCTGCCTCCTGTCACCAAGCCGGGGGAGAAGAGGCGGTTCTGCTTTCAG TCCCGTTCCTGGCACAAGTGCATACAGGCCAGCTATGAGCTGACCCAGGTCAAGAGGCAGACGGACCCCACCTTCATCAACATCCTACAGAACATCAGGGTCGGCAG ATGTCCACCTGCAATATCAACACGACTGTCTGCTACCGAGACTCACAAGATCGAGAGGGAGGGTATCGTTGCCACGCGGCTCTGTACACACAAGGAGGACGTGAACCACATTAACGATGTACGACTTAAAGAGCTGGAGG GAGACACAAAGGCATTTGAGGCCCATGACAGTGACCCAGACCTGGTGAAGACTATCAACACCCTCTGTCCTGTGGAGAAGAACATCCAACTGAAAGTGGGAGCACAG GTGATGCTGGCTAAGAACCTGGATGTACAGCGGGGTCTGGTAAATGGTGCCCGGGGGGTGGTGACGGGGTTCCAGACTTCAGGGGCAG GCCTTCCTATTGTAAAGTTCCTGTGTGGAGTGACAGAGCCTGTGAAGCACGAACGCTGGACGTTCAAGGCCACGGGAGGAATCTTCCTGACGAGGCGACAGCTGCCAATCAAGCTGGCCTGGGCCATCTCCATCCACAAAagccag GGAATGTCTCTTGACTGCGTTGAGATGTCGCTGTCCCGGGTGTTTGAGAGCGGCCAGGCGTACGTCGCCCTGTCCCGAGCCCGCAGCCTTCAGGGTCTCCGCGTGCTCGACTTCGACGCCAAGTGCGTTCGCGCCAACCCAGATGTGATACAGTTCTACCAGAGACTGAGGAAGCAGCAGAGAATGATGCAGGCGTCCATGGACAGATATGTGGACAAGGAGAATGTGCAACCTACTTGGTAG
- the LOC118431898 gene encoding ATP-dependent DNA helicase PIF1-like isoform X1 encodes MDYDISELNCSVTVQSLAPTGEILKNKLFKNITLFLLRNEFRDIILKIDQGKTDVKYPLQDIKVFSRFAKDGKATIRIPSHKIQLLISNCPPAKLVLFLRTIGAKVEQLKQTGVATDRQRLRSNLPRRLEHISPLCQKDLDAVNRIREAQATAALKGRTPGLKRKRPLGDTTNAQVDPVPRKKLHMSSTVSRLTQEQQAVLNAVQAGHNIFFTGSAGTGKSFLLRKVIGSLPPEHTFATASTGVAACHIGGTTLHSFAGIGSGTAAIQQCYELASRPGVRKQWRQCRHLIVDEVSMIDGDFFDKLEAVARAVRKSDKPFGGIQLILCGDFLQLPPVTKPGEKRRFCFQSRSWHKCIQASYELTQVKRQTDPTFINILQNIRVGRCPPAISTRLSATETHKIEREGIVATRLCTHKEDVNHINDVRLKELEGDTKAFEAHDSDPDLVKTINTLCPVEKNIQLKVGAQVMLAKNLDVQRGLVNGARGVVTGFQTSGAGKGNMHAAGKGCSLLDGMLKA; translated from the exons ATGGATTATGACATCAGCGAGCTCAACTGCAGCGTAACCGTCCAAAGTCTTGCTCCAACTGGTGAAATCCTCAAGAACAAACTCTTCAAGAACATCACCCTCTTCTTACTACGCAACGAGTTCCGGGACATCATCTTAAAAATCGACCAGGGCAAGACAGACGTCAAGTACCCACTACAAGACATCAAGGTGTTCAGCAGGTTTGCCAAGGACGGAAAAGCAACGATTCGAATCCCGAGCCACAAAATCCAGCTCCTTATCTCAAACTGTCCCCCGGCAAAACTTGTGCTGTTCCTGAGAACAATCGGTGCAAAGGTAGAACAGCTGAAACAGACTGGGGTGGCCACGGACAGACAGAGGTTGAGATCAAACCTGCCCAGAAGACTAGAACACATCAGCCCTCTGTGCCAGAAGGACTTGGACGCAGTGAACAGAATCAGAGAGGCACAGGCTACAGCTGCACTGAAGGGGAGAACTCCTGGGCTAAAGAGGAAGAGACCTTTGGGAGACACCACAAATGCTCAG GTTGACCCTGTCCCAAGAAAGAAGCTGCACATGTCCAGCACAGTGTCCAGACTGACCCAGGAGCAGCAGGCCGTGCTGAACGCTGTCCAAGCTGGACACAACATCTTCTTCACAG GTAGTGCAGGTACAGGAAAGTCCTTCCTCCTGCGGAAGGTCATCGGATCGCTCCCTCCTGAACACACGTTTGCCACGGCCAGTACGGGAGTCGCTGCCTGCCACATCGGAGGGACAACGCTACATTCCTTTGCAG GTATCGGCTCAGGCACAGCAGCTATCCAGCAGTGCTACGAGCTTGCCTCCCGCCCGGGGGTGCGGAAACAGTGGCGCCAGTGCCGACATCTCATCGTGGACGAAGTCTCCATGATCGATGGCGACTTCTTCGACAAGTTGGAGGCTGTGGCGCGGGCGGTGAGGAAAAGCGACAAACCGTTTGGCGGGATCCAGCTCATCCTGTGTGGGGACTTCCTGCAGCTGCCTCCTGTCACCAAGCCGGGGGAGAAGAGGCGGTTCTGCTTTCAG TCCCGTTCCTGGCACAAGTGCATACAGGCCAGCTATGAGCTGACCCAGGTCAAGAGGCAGACGGACCCCACCTTCATCAACATCCTACAGAACATCAGGGTCGGCAG ATGTCCACCTGCAATATCAACACGACTGTCTGCTACCGAGACTCACAAGATCGAGAGGGAGGGTATCGTTGCCACGCGGCTCTGTACACACAAGGAGGACGTGAACCACATTAACGATGTACGACTTAAAGAGCTGGAGG GAGACACAAAGGCATTTGAGGCCCATGACAGTGACCCAGACCTGGTGAAGACTATCAACACCCTCTGTCCTGTGGAGAAGAACATCCAACTGAAAGTGGGAGCACAG GTGATGCTGGCTAAGAACCTGGATGTACAGCGGGGTCTGGTAAATGGTGCCCGGGGGGTGGTGACGGGGTTCCAGACTTCAGGGGCAGGTAAGGGCAACATGCACGCTGCTGGAAAGGGTTGTAGCCTCTTGGATGGGATGTTAAAGGCATGA